Below is a genomic region from Telmatobacter sp. DSM 110680.
AATGGAGCCTTGCAGGAGAGCAAGCTTGCCGAGGTCATTCCGATGAATGGTGCTCCGGCAAGGATCGAAACCGTGCAACAGGCCGTGGTTTCAGCACTCGCGCAGCAGGGGCACGCTACCGCATCAGCGCTGATTGCTACGGGGCGATTCACCCTCGAGGCTACGAATCTGCGCATTGAAGTTCCTGGCATCGGGAAAAAGATGCTGGCACTGACCGTGAACGCAGTGGCTGAGAAGATCATCAAGCAGGAGGTTCAACGCCTCGGCGGCCCCGCGCGCTTCATGGTCATCCCCGGTGAAGGTGTTGCCGCCACGTCCACGGTCGCGGCACCGATCGCCGGGAGCATTCAGGAAGCAGCGCTCGAGCATCCAATGGTGCAAAAGGCGAAGGAAATCTTTAATGCCGAAGTGCGCAGCGTGGTTGACCTGCGCAATAAGTGAGATTCAGGAGTTCGCTATGATCAATCCCCTCAAGATGGCCGAGATGCTTTCCCAGGCCAACAAAATGCAAGAGGACATGCAGCGCAAGCTCACGCAGACTATAGTGGAGGGCTCAAGCGGCGGCGGGGCAGTGACGGCGACCATGAACGGGAAGAAGGAACTCGTCAAGCTCAAGATCGATCCGGCTGCAGTTACGAGCCTGAGCGGCCCCAATCCTGATGTTGAATTGCTCGAGTCGCTTATCGTGGGCGCCGTCAACGATGCCGGCCACAAGGCTGATGAGGCTATTCAATCCAGCGTAAAAGGCGCATTGGGCGGATTGAACCTGAATATTCCGGGCCTCGGCTAAATACAAAAGTTCCCTGCCATCGCTGAGTTTCAATTGGTTTGATTTCGAAAGCGGATTCTGGAGGTCACAATCATGGCTACAGTCAATCGCAGGAGTTTTCTCCATCTTGGAATGGCCGCAGGTGCTGCGGTCCTGGCGCCGCGTTGGGTATTTTCGCAGGCGGCAGCATCAACTGATCGCGTTGCGCAGATGCGGGCCGCGGGCGCGTCTACTCCCGTGAAAACGACCAAGCTTTATGACAACATCTGGCTGCTGCAGGGCGCTGGCGGAAACATGGCTGTCCAGTCGGGCAAGGACGGCAATATCCTCATCGATTCCAGCTTTGCAACGGCTGTACCGCACATTCGGGAAGCCATTTCTTCGGTCAGCAGCGATGCGCCTCATGCATTGATTAATACGCACTGGCACGTCGACCATGTGGACGGCAATGAAGGCATGCACTCCGCCGGATACCGGGTCATCGCTCACACGAAGACCAAAGACCGCATGTCGCAGCCGGCGGAGATGAAGCTCTTTCACATGTCGTTGCCCGCATATCCTGCCGGAGCGCTGCCCACCGTCACCTTCGACGGATCGATGCGCCACGATCACAACGGAGACTCGATTGAACTGGTTCATTACGATCCGGCTCACACCGACACCGATATCTATATTCACTTTCACAACGCGGACGTGCTCCATTGCGGAGATATCTTCTTCAACAAAACTTACCCATTCATCGATGAAGGCACTGGCGGATCGATTGGTGGCACCATCGCGGCAGCGGAGAAGTCGCTGGCGCTCGCCGGGGATAACACCAAGATCATTCCCGGGCATGGACCGCTGGGCAACAAGGCCGATCTAAAGAAGTACATCGACATGCTCTCGGCGACGCGCGATAAAGTCTCAGGGTTGAAAAAGGCGGGCGCCAGCGAACAGGAAGTGCTGGCCAAGAAACCGACAGCGGATCTCGATGCTGACTGGGCACATGGCGGTTCGCCGGACATGTTTGTCGGAATCGTCTATAGGACAATTTAGGAGGAGCCGCTGTGCCACGCTATGCCGAGCCGATGGCCCGGCTCATCGACGAGTTGAAGAAGCTGCCGGGGGTGGGAACCAAGACCGCTCAGCGATTCGCTTTTCACATTTTGCGTTCGAACGATGACGATGCGTCGGCTTTGGCTGAAGCCGTGCGTGGGCTCAAGGCGAGCCTGCGGCTGTGCTCAGTCTGCAACAACATCACAGACGTTGATCCATGCGTCTATTGCACCAGTCCTACCCGCAACCAGCGACTGGTTTGCGTAGTGGAAGAGCCCACCAATATCGATGCGGTCGAGCGAACTCGTTTCGGCGGGGTCTATCACGTTCTGCATGGGACGCTCTCGCCGCTGCACGGCGTGGGTCCGGAACAGCTTCGCGGCCGGTCGCTTATCGAGCGGGTTGAACGCGGAGAAGTGGATGAAGTGATTCTTGCGACTAGCCCAACCCTGGAAGGAGAAGCCACAGCAAGCTGGCTGGCTGGCACGTTGCGAGGTTTCCCGGTTCGCATCACGCGCATTGCTACGGGCGTCCCTGCCGGCAGCGATATCGAATATGCAGATGAAGTCACAATGGCGCACGCCCTGGAAGGTCGCCACGAAATGAAGTCCTGAAAGACGAAGATGTTTTCGAATCTAGCTGCGCAGCCGGCTCAAGAGGTCCTGGGGGTGCACAGGCTTGGCGAGGATTTCGAATTCATAGCCTTGCGCACGTGCTTTCTCAAGCAAATCGGCGGTTGCAGCCTGGCCTGAGAACAGCAGAATCTTGATCTTTGGCAGCAAAGAACGAATCTGGATCGCGGCGTCGATACCATTCAGGTCCGCCATGATCACGTCGGCAATCAGCATATCCGGTTCATAGCTAGACGCAAGCTCGAGCGCAGCCTCGCCGGAGTACACAGCCTTAGCCTGGAAGCCGCTCTGGTTCAGAATCATGGATAGCGTGTCGGCTATGACGCGTTCGTCGTCAACTACAAGTACTTTGGGCTTAACGTGATTATCGGGCATAGACTCCTGAACGCCAAAACGGGATTGCGCAAAGCTTTCGATGCGAACGTGCCGGGGATGCAAAGCCGAACGGCACCAGTCTCACGGTACGATCAGCTCGGTAAGAACCTAGTTAGAATAACATCCTCGGACGGGGCCCAAGCAGCCCTCATGGGCTCGGCTTTTCAGTCTACGGGTACACTTCGAGTTGCGCAAGACGGGCGTCGATGCCTCACAAGCCTTCTCATCTTCGGGCCTAAGGCTGGAGACTTGTTTCGCGATTCTGCCGGAAGTCGTGTGTTCCATTCAAAACGCACGGACTGCGATACTCTAAACGCGGGTTGTTCCCATCGCAGCGGCGATTCATCCGGGAGCAACGCAACCCGCATAAGATTCCTATCAGTTCCTTGCCGAAATTTCGGCGAATTTCCTGGGAGAGGCGCATGCAGCCAGCAGGCATCCCGAATGTTGCGCAAAATCCGTCCGCGGTCGCCGCGTCGAGCTCAGCCGGGGAAGCTGTCGTTCGCGCTGGAGAAGCGATCATTCGTGCCGAAAAGATCGAGAAATACTATGCGCAGCCCAGCCAGAATCGAATCCAGGTCATCTCGCCAACCGACCTGAGCATCGTCCCGGGGGAGATTGTCGCCCTGCTCGGGCCTTCCGGATCCGGCAAATCCACCATGCTGCGGATGCTTTCCGGGCTCTCCCAGCCCTCCGCCGGTCAGGTTTACTGGCATGAGCGACCAATTGCCGAGGCCGAAATCAACGTCTCGATTGTCTTCCAGAGTTTTGCCCTGTTTCCCTGGTTGACTGTGCTTGAAAATGTAGAGGCACCGCTACAGGCCCGCGGAGTAGATCCGGAAGAACGCCGTGCCCGCAGCATGCGGATGCTCGATACCGTAGGCCTCGACGGATTCGAGTCAGCTTACCCTAAAGAGCTTTCTGGAGGCATGAAGCAGAGAGTCGGTTTTGCTCGCGCGCTCGTGGTTGAGCCCGAGGTCCTTTTTATGGACGAACCTTTCTCTGCTCTCGACGTGCTGACGGCTGAGAACCTGCGCAGCGAACTGCTCGAACTCTGGGCCAAGAAGACTATGCCCACCCGGTGCGTCTTCATCGTGACGCACAACATCGAAGAGGCCGTTTTGCTGGCCGATCGCATCATTGTCCTGGGGAGAAATCCGGGACATATCCGAACCGACTTTCGCGTGCAGATTCCGCAGCCGCGCGACCGCAAATCTGAGCAGTTCACTCAGCTGGTTGATTACATTTATAAAGTTCTCACGCGACCAGACGTAGTGCCCACCGAGGCACCGGACCATCAGCATCCCGGGCCGAAGGTCCGCGATCAGCGCCAGATGAAGTACCAGATGCTGCCCCATGCACGTCCGGGCGGCGTCGCGGGTCTCCTTGAGTTATTGCTCGATAAGGGCGGTCGCGATGACATCTACCGGCTGGCTGACGACCTGGCATTTGAAATCGACGACCTGCTGCCGATCGTGGATGCGGCCCAGTTGCTGGGCTTCCTGAAAGTGGAGGAAGGCGACGCGAACATCACGGAGAACGGAACGGAATTCGCCAACTCCGAGATTCTTCGGCAAAAGGAGATCTTTCGCGACGCCGCGTTGCAGAATGTGCTGCTGCTCCGGCAGATTCAACGCGCGCTCGAGGCCAAGAGCGACCACACCGTTCCGGAGGAGTTCTTCCTCGACATGCTCGACGAACAATTCAGCGATGAAGAAGCTCATCGCCAGATAGAGACTGCCGTTACGTGGGGTCGTTATGCCGAGTTGTTTGACTTCGATGCCGCGCGCCGGCGGTTCGTGATGCCGGATGCCATCGAAGAAGCCGCGGTAGCCGGAGACGATGATTGATGCTGCAGCGCACGTTTGCACGCTCGCTCGTGACCGTTCGCACCTGGCCTTTTGTCATCGACCTGAGCGTCGGCCTTTGCGCGCTGGCTGTTTTTATGGCCGTCGTGCACATGGCTACTTATTGGATGGGATCGGCAGTCCCGGTTTCTCCCATTTCGCAAAATGCGCGGTCGCTCCCTGTCTATGCGCTCTACTCGGTGATGCGCATAGGGATTGCGTACGTGCTCAGTTTGATCTTTGCAGTCGCTTACGGCTATATCGCCGCGCATAATACGCGCGTCGAGGCCTGGATGATTGCGGTCCTCGATATCTTGCAGTCGATTCCAGTACTCAGCTTTTTGCCACCGGTGCTGCTCGCGATGATCGCGCTTGTGCCACATCATCAATTGGGCATTGAGTTGGGTGTCATCCTCCTGATCTTCACCGGGCAGGTGTGGAACCTTGCGTTCAGCTTTTACTCGTCGGTGAAGAGCATCCCACGCGAAATGATCGAGGCTTCACGCATCTATCGTTACTCGGCGTGGCAGCGCTTCTGGCAACTGGAGATGCCTTACGCCGCGATAGGCCTCGTGTGGAACTCGATTGTGTCGGTTGCCAACGGCTGGTTTGCGCTGATGGCTTGCGAAATGTTTCCACTGAACGGCACCAACTTCCAACTGCCGGGGCTGGGCAGCTATATCCAGACAGCAACGTACTCGGGGGATACGCGGGCGCTCTTGAGCGGGATCGCAGCTATCGTCCTGATCGTGGTTGCTACGGATCAGTTGATCTGGCGTCCGCTGATTGCGTGGAGCGAGAAATTCAAATTCGAGCAGGTAGAGGCAGCGGATCATGTTACCTCACCGATTCTCACCCTGCTGCAACGTTCTGCCCTGATCACGACGCTCTCAAACCGCGTATGGGCGAGCATTGAAGAGCCTATCTATCGGCGCCTTGCACGCACCCGCGAGTGCCGTGTTGTGCAGCCAATCGACCTGGAAACGGGCAAGCAGAGAGCTTCAATCGGCTACTGGGTGGTCGGCGTCTTCTTCGCGATTGCCATTACGTGGGGAGCAATCCAGTGTGCTCTGATGCTGCGCCATGTCACGCTTAGCGATCTCCGCATGTTGCTGGCGGGCGCGGCTGCGACTTTCCTGCGCGTAAATGTTGCACTCCTCATCTCCGCTTTGTGGACGGTGCCGGTTGGCGTGGCGATCGGATTTAATCCCAAGCTTGCACGCGTGGTTCAGCCGGTGGCGCAGGTGCTGGCGTCTGTTCCGGCGACGGCCTTCTTTCCGATTTTGCTGATCGGCTTGCTCAAGATCGGCGGCGGACTTGGCATTGGTTCGGTTGCGCTCATGCTGCTGGGCACACAGTGGTACATCTTGTTCAACGTGATCGCGGGAGCGATGTCCATCCCGTCTGACCTGCGCGAAGCTGCTTCACTTTACAGGTTCACGCGGTGGCAGCGCTGGACGAAGCTCATTCTTCCCGGCATTTTTCCATACCTCATTACGGGGATGGTCACGGCCTCCGGTGGGGCGTGGAATGCGTCTGTGTTTGCCGAATATGCCAACATCCAAGGCCGTACCATCCAGACGATCGGCCTTGGAGCCCAGATTCAATCGGCCTCGGCCGATGGGCGTTTTCCGATCCTGCTGATGGCAACTGTCATGATTTCGCTGATGGTGGTTACGATGAATCGACTGGTCTGGCGCCGGATGTATCGCCTCGCGGAAACGCGGTATAAACTTGAGGGCTAAATAGAGACATAGCTGTCAGTCGCGATCGGGAGGAAAGCATGATTCGCGTAGGACTGGTTGGTTTCGGCATGGCGGGCCGCGTATTCCACGCTCCGCTTATTTCTTCTGTCGAAGGTCTCGAACTCGCTGCCGTTGTCGAGCGCTCTACTGACATGGCAGCCGAGCGTTATCCCGGTATCACCACGTATCGGTCGGTCGAAGAGCTGCTTGCCGACGCCTCGATCAAACTCGTGGTCGTCGCGACGCCAAACAGCAGTCACTTCCCGATCGCCATGCAAGCGCTTGAAGCGGCGAAGAGCGTTGTGGTGGATAAGCCTGTGGCACTCAGTTCTGGTGAGGTCGTCCAGCTTGCGGAGCTTGCTGGCGGGATTGGTCTGCACGTTATTCCATTTCATAACCGCCGCTTTGACAGTGACTTCCTGACGATTCGAAAACTAATGGATGAGCGTTCTTTAGGACGCATGGTTCACTTTGAATCGAATTTTGACCGCTGGCGGCCCGGCCCTTCCAGTAGGGTGTGGAAAGAGGAAACAGATGAGGGCGGTATCCTGTTTGACCTCGGCACACATTTGGTAGACCAGGCACTTATGCTGTTTGGTCAGCCGGCTGCGGTTGGGGCTGAGGTGCTCCGCGAGCGCGATGGCGAAGGTTCAAACGACGCTTTCACGATTCGTCTGCATTATTTCTCGGGTTTCTCCGTCACGCTTGGAGCTAACTGCCTGTCGTCTCTCGCGCGTCCTCGCTTCCATCTGCGGGGTAGCAAGGGAAACTTCTGGAAGTGGGGGCTTGACCCGCAAGAAGACGCGCTGAATAACGTTGCCAAAATTACGGATACGAATTGGGGCGAGGAGCCTAACGACCGCTGGGGTACGCTCAGTGCCGATGTCGACGGCGACATTGTGACACGGCCAGTGCCGTCGACACCGGGCGATTACCGGCTTTTCTACGCAGGAGTTCGCGATCTTCTTCTGGGCGACGCGGCTGCTGCTCCGGTGACGCCGACGGAAGCCTGGCGGGCTATACGGGTGCTTGAGTGGGCAAAACAAAGTTCGGAATTGCACCGCGACGTCGAATGCGATTGGAGCGGCGAGCCGGCCTGATCAAGACGCCTATTTTGCTACTTATTTTTCGTCGATTTGTTTTTCGACTAAGGGCACCCAGAAGCGGAAGGTGCATCCAGATTCCGGATTCGTTTCCACGGTGATGTCGCCTCCGTGGGCGAGCATGATGGCGCGGGCAATGGCGAGGCCCATGCCAGTTCCCTTGCCCAGCTTTGCGCCCTTCTTTCCGCGATAGAACTTTTTGAAGATGTGAGGGATGTCGACTTTGTCGATGCCGGGGCCGCTGTCTTCCACTTCGAATTCCAGCCTGCCGCTGACGCGGCGACTGCGCAGCACAATGCGGCTTTCCGGTGGGGAATACAGCGCGGCATTTTCAATCAAATGGCGAAAGACCCGGCTGAGCAACTTGGCGTCGAACCATGCGAGTCGGTCAGGTTCCTGCACCATCAGGGTTACCTGATGTCTTCCGAGAGCGGTGTGCGACTCTTCGACCGCATGATCGAGCAGGGTGCGCGTATGGCGTGGTTCAGGTTGAACCTTGAGCACGTTCGCGTCAAGTTGCGCCATCTCTACGGCCTCGCCAATCAACGCATCGAGACGCGCTGATTCTTCATCCACGATCGTGGCAAGTTCCATGCGCGATTCGTCGTCGAGGCCCTCAGCCTGCGTGAGGGTTGTGGCAGCGGCACGGATGGAGGTGAGCGGTGTTCGCAACTCGTGTGTCAGCGAATCGATGAGCGCGGCACGGAGCCGTTCGCCTTCACGTGAGGCTTCCATACGCGCGTTGGCTTCAATTGCCGTAGCCCGTGTGAGCGCAATCCCAACCTGTGCACTGACGGCCGTTGCCACCTCCTTCGACAAATTTGGAGGCCGCCATGCGATTGCGCCAA
It encodes:
- a CDS encoding YbaB/EbfC family nucleoid-associated protein codes for the protein MINPLKMAEMLSQANKMQEDMQRKLTQTIVEGSSGGGAVTATMNGKKELVKLKIDPAAVTSLSGPNPDVELLESLIVGAVNDAGHKADEAIQSSVKGALGGLNLNIPGLG
- a CDS encoding MBL fold metallo-hydrolase, which codes for MATVNRRSFLHLGMAAGAAVLAPRWVFSQAAASTDRVAQMRAAGASTPVKTTKLYDNIWLLQGAGGNMAVQSGKDGNILIDSSFATAVPHIREAISSVSSDAPHALINTHWHVDHVDGNEGMHSAGYRVIAHTKTKDRMSQPAEMKLFHMSLPAYPAGALPTVTFDGSMRHDHNGDSIELVHYDPAHTDTDIYIHFHNADVLHCGDIFFNKTYPFIDEGTGGSIGGTIAAAEKSLALAGDNTKIIPGHGPLGNKADLKKYIDMLSATRDKVSGLKKAGASEQEVLAKKPTADLDADWAHGGSPDMFVGIVYRTI
- the recR gene encoding recombination mediator RecR; its protein translation is MPRYAEPMARLIDELKKLPGVGTKTAQRFAFHILRSNDDDASALAEAVRGLKASLRLCSVCNNITDVDPCVYCTSPTRNQRLVCVVEEPTNIDAVERTRFGGVYHVLHGTLSPLHGVGPEQLRGRSLIERVERGEVDEVILATSPTLEGEATASWLAGTLRGFPVRITRIATGVPAGSDIEYADEVTMAHALEGRHEMKS
- a CDS encoding response regulator; its protein translation is MPDNHVKPKVLVVDDERVIADTLSMILNQSGFQAKAVYSGEAALELASSYEPDMLIADVIMADLNGIDAAIQIRSLLPKIKILLFSGQAATADLLEKARAQGYEFEILAKPVHPQDLLSRLRS
- a CDS encoding nitrate/sulfonate/bicarbonate ABC transporter ATP-binding protein, whose protein sequence is MQPAGIPNVAQNPSAVAASSSAGEAVVRAGEAIIRAEKIEKYYAQPSQNRIQVISPTDLSIVPGEIVALLGPSGSGKSTMLRMLSGLSQPSAGQVYWHERPIAEAEINVSIVFQSFALFPWLTVLENVEAPLQARGVDPEERRARSMRMLDTVGLDGFESAYPKELSGGMKQRVGFARALVVEPEVLFMDEPFSALDVLTAENLRSELLELWAKKTMPTRCVFIVTHNIEEAVLLADRIIVLGRNPGHIRTDFRVQIPQPRDRKSEQFTQLVDYIYKVLTRPDVVPTEAPDHQHPGPKVRDQRQMKYQMLPHARPGGVAGLLELLLDKGGRDDIYRLADDLAFEIDDLLPIVDAAQLLGFLKVEEGDANITENGTEFANSEILRQKEIFRDAALQNVLLLRQIQRALEAKSDHTVPEEFFLDMLDEQFSDEEAHRQIETAVTWGRYAELFDFDAARRRFVMPDAIEEAAVAGDDD
- a CDS encoding ABC transporter permease subunit, whose protein sequence is MLQRTFARSLVTVRTWPFVIDLSVGLCALAVFMAVVHMATYWMGSAVPVSPISQNARSLPVYALYSVMRIGIAYVLSLIFAVAYGYIAAHNTRVEAWMIAVLDILQSIPVLSFLPPVLLAMIALVPHHQLGIELGVILLIFTGQVWNLAFSFYSSVKSIPREMIEASRIYRYSAWQRFWQLEMPYAAIGLVWNSIVSVANGWFALMACEMFPLNGTNFQLPGLGSYIQTATYSGDTRALLSGIAAIVLIVVATDQLIWRPLIAWSEKFKFEQVEAADHVTSPILTLLQRSALITTLSNRVWASIEEPIYRRLARTRECRVVQPIDLETGKQRASIGYWVVGVFFAIAITWGAIQCALMLRHVTLSDLRMLLAGAAATFLRVNVALLISALWTVPVGVAIGFNPKLARVVQPVAQVLASVPATAFFPILLIGLLKIGGGLGIGSVALMLLGTQWYILFNVIAGAMSIPSDLREAASLYRFTRWQRWTKLILPGIFPYLITGMVTASGGAWNASVFAEYANIQGRTIQTIGLGAQIQSASADGRFPILLMATVMISLMVVTMNRLVWRRMYRLAETRYKLEG
- a CDS encoding Gfo/Idh/MocA family oxidoreductase, which gives rise to MIRVGLVGFGMAGRVFHAPLISSVEGLELAAVVERSTDMAAERYPGITTYRSVEELLADASIKLVVVATPNSSHFPIAMQALEAAKSVVVDKPVALSSGEVVQLAELAGGIGLHVIPFHNRRFDSDFLTIRKLMDERSLGRMVHFESNFDRWRPGPSSRVWKEETDEGGILFDLGTHLVDQALMLFGQPAAVGAEVLRERDGEGSNDAFTIRLHYFSGFSVTLGANCLSSLARPRFHLRGSKGNFWKWGLDPQEDALNNVAKITDTNWGEEPNDRWGTLSADVDGDIVTRPVPSTPGDYRLFYAGVRDLLLGDAAAAPVTPTEAWRAIRVLEWAKQSSELHRDVECDWSGEPA
- a CDS encoding ATP-binding protein, with product MQLKPKPQHYLQWLGATLAAVLTTVGLAVTSARATTAGMVFLVVVVVTATQAGLVISLYSALLCAVSFDYFFLPPIHTFILAGPQEWVSMMTFAVGSLVAGRVAERARKQKQQAEQRREDVERLYLLSQEMILHEDADGLIRDLPALVAKIFHLESVVLYMQDRDQFVSTIAELSELFKANLRETTGGAHVALANQDGYEAHALMVGMRAVGAIAWRPPNLSKEVATAVSAQVGIALTRATAIEANARMEASREGERLRAALIDSLTHELRTPLTSIRAAATTLTQAEGLDDESRMELATIVDEESARLDALIGEAVEMAQLDANVLKVQPEPRHTRTLLDHAVEESHTALGRHQVTLMVQEPDRLAWFDAKLLSRVFRHLIENAALYSPPESRIVLRSRRVSGRLEFEVEDSGPGIDKVDIPHIFKKFYRGKKGAKLGKGTGMGLAIARAIMLAHGGDITVETNPESGCTFRFWVPLVEKQIDEK